The Gouania willdenowi chromosome 14, fGouWil2.1, whole genome shotgun sequence nucleotide sequence tatgttgagggcagtgaaatttacagggtagattttgaagaccacacagaccacccataccaaaaattgcgcaaaattattattattatcttattttgttattgttttcttgttatattattttatttagttttgcacatattagtctaactactgtttatatttatgtttatattttttctagttgactgttattatttaatgtttacattgttcaagagagcacagttcaccaagtcaaattcctcgtgggtataacatacattacatggccaataaagtgaaaaaaacgtgttcaccttttcctaactcaTTTCCtaacacttttccttaaccccgtgacgtcaCCCCCGGGGTActggaacagtggataggaaagcaGATAGGAGGGACCTCACATCACTAGTTTCCACTCGGACATTTTTACTCGGTGCACACATTGGAAGAAGCGCCGCATTTCTCACGTTTTGTTGAGTGTGGCTGCTCAGGTGAGTGCACGCCGTTTAAAGGACATGTTACACATCACCTACCACACAAtgttaccgtgtgtgtgtgttttagtacaATAACGTAATATGTATGAATGTAAAAGTAGACTCGAGTCGCTGAAGTCACAGCGCTATGAATGAAGCTAGCGGATGCGCTAACATAACATTAGCCACatgttatgagaaaaaaaactatagctatgattacattttaattactttGATAGACTTCAGTGCACATTTATTAAGTGATACTGACggatgttatgtttttttttgtgtgttaaacCTTTTGTGTTTCTATAGTGACAATGTTAAAGCCGTTACTATGACGACCGTTTGGACAAAACGCCGTACCGAATGTTAAAAGTTTTGCCTCGTTAAGCTCGTAGATGAGCAGTGCTAAAGTCAAGTATAAAAGCAGAGCAAAAATTAAATTCGACTCCCAATAAACAActgaaaatatttatcattatggaaagctacaaaaatacagaaatatcagaaaaattgttatttaatattgtcgccattaaaaaaaaaaaaaacattaacttaGTAATGGTTGGGTTTGGAATTGTAACacattacatattttaaaatgtacttaactaCAAGTGCAAtttctgatttagaaatatacttaaaaaagtacaagtactaccataaaaacaactcaatttcagtagcgtgagtacttgtactttgttacttagACCTCTGCCTACTACATTGCTGTAGCTAATGATTACAATGGTTTCCAGTTTGTTACActagtattttatttcattacaaaaGTGTATGTATACATAATGCTTTGTGACTGGAATGTGATACTTTTGTGAAAATGCTCTTCCTTTTTACAGATGGCGAATACAAAGGTTCCTGAGGTCCGCGACATCACGCGTATCGAGAGAATTGGTAagaaaaagactgttaaaaGGATTTTAACAATAGCtgaaaaacaagttaaatatgtttgataaataaaacatgacacTTCGAACAATGCACAACACATACAAAAGACTTTCAtccttaagtttttttttgctatttatatatttatcgaTGTGTGTTTGAATCCTGATAAAGCTGCAACCATCTGTCAGCACTTAATGAATTACGCAGCTCGTTCAccgctttaaatgtttttcatgtgcAATGCATATATCACTCTTTATGAATGTCACTAATCCAAATGCGGATTGTTTTTCCATGTTGTGTTCAGGGGCTCATTCTCACATTCGAGGCCTTGGGTTGGACGATGCTTTGGAGGCTAGACAGGTAAAGACAAGCCATTAATTCATAATCTGAATTTTCAACATGTGATGATCGTTGGTAGGGCCTCCGATTTTCAGTGATCACAGAAAACagacagggaaaaaaaagaattcagttcctgaaatggaaatagcaatattgtttatttatttatttttaaaattatttttcaagcAAAATGAAGGTGAACAGCAATATAACACTGAATATAGCTTAGTTCTGAAGTAGAAATAGCTGTgtgacacagactaaacccttATCAACATGTATTGGGACGATATTGTACATATCCACCATATATTTAATCCTAAAACAGAAGTCTAATGTGTAGCAAACAACTGGACACAAAAGTACATTAACCGTGTTAAGCATATTTGGCAAGATTTCGGGAGGTTTAACAGCCTGTAAAGACATCTGATTAGAACAGAAACAAAACGGGAATGTGTAAACTCACAATTTCTACAATGGCAAggacagggttctcaccaggagtGTTTCATGCGAGCAACAAGCATTGTAGGGGGGTCCGGGGGCATCTCCCCCTGGAAAATTTTGGAATTTATAACCCTCTGAAACACTATTTCCTGCATTTTGAGGGCAAAATTTGTGAGTTAAAGCTAATagttttccatttaaaaaaaaaaatgttttatcattgTTCCTGCCTGACTTTCAAGTCAAGAGTTCTTTTTTGAATTGATAAAGTGTCAAGATGAATGAACTTGGAGAGTTACTCATActtggtataggtcctccactaataaatactcacactgTAGAGAGAAGaaataagatttttttcaaaagacGGATTCCAAGACTCGCTTTAGCTTTAAAACTCCTGCACTCGGCCCTACTACTTTACGGCCAATGGGCGCCATTCGAGTCACGTATACATGGGTGTGGATTACACCCTCTCCTTGACACATTGCCCAGACGGGCATCTTGGCATAAACTGAGATGTTATACATTGTTTTCTCTGAGCTGTTCCTGCTCCAAGAGCaaagactaaaaaataaataaattgggtATTATGCAGGCCCCACCCCAACTcatttaatttttctattttattttgttgattgtTGATTTTTAGATTACTGTTTACATTGGATGGTGATAATGTGTTACAAAGCGCAGGCTGTACACAGGCAACATCAGGGCAGCTAAGTATCtccaggggtcctcaggtaaagacgggagcatccgagcaaatttcctgtattaaatagacggtgcTGCTGATGtatgtatttctctgttatgCATAttaaagagagttaaaacaacccatgAAGGCCTTgaagtattttttgtgtgcaacaattattacaacggtaccaattaaaaaaggaaaaaacagaaaatcacaGCGTCTGGGACCCCGAACGGTCAGCTGGAgtactttttctgtcatttggtcGCTCTTGAATGGTTTTCTAGTCATGGATTGTTTGTGTTTACGGCTCTTTTTCTCTAACATTGTGGTGGataattaaactttaaattCAGTTTTGTATAAgctgaaatgaatgaaaagtcATTTGAACACTGATAAAGGTCTTAAATGATGTGCTTCTACTTTTTGTGGTATTGTGGTTAATTTGTTGGAATTAATTTCCACTACACTTTGCATGAGATGAAGAGTTGAGGTCTTGTGGCTCCTCTGCAGGTGTCTCAGGGGATGGTCGGTCAGTTGGCCCCCCGTCGGGCAGCAGGCGTCATCCTGGAGATGATCAAAGACGGACACATTGCTGGCAGGGCCGTCCTGATCGCGGGCCAGCCCGGCACAGGAAAGACTGCCATCGCAATGGGTGAGCACTTTATCTCCTGTTCCATTTGAAAATGTGATTTGCTTTAAAGATGAatgttaaattgtttgtttaaacaCATAGGGGTCGCCCAGTCGCTCGGCCCCGACACACCCTTCACAGCACTGGCTGGTAGTGAGATCTTTTCTTTGGAAATGAGCAAGACAGAGGCTCTCAGTCAGTCTTTTAGGAAAGCCATGGGAGTCAGGATCAAGTAAGTGAGCATGTGTTATTCCACCTGCTACGGTTACTTTAATTCATTCATCCAAATATTCAAATGTTTGCCTCACAACACGAGAacaatccaactcgcccgtttagaGCGCGCTTTTTACAAATATGAAATGACAAGGCAGGGAGGAaacaactttgaccctctgaatgaggctaaaggaatgtatatcactgtagcaaaaccattataaagttaatttttcataatactgcccctttaacaattattaaaatatgtttcatcaaGTTtttccactacctgtcagttcttttaaggatcattttaccattttttttttaaaaaaatcgagAATACTGACTGAAAAATTGCTCAGAAACCCACACCAAAAAagtaataccaatatttttattgattaagaagcctaacaaagagatgagaaacaaattagataatagataacattttttagtgtattttacagctgattaaagaccgacccgttatcataaaatatgctaacaggaagctaacacaagaggaagaggaagttttatggaggaaaataataattgtaattggaaaaaaaatgccaaacaTCATAATcaaaattgagttgtaattgaacatggatgtaATTGAAAATTGACCTCCCAACCCTGCCTGGTGTTTGCAGAGAAGAGACAGAGATCATTGAAGGAGAGGTGGTGGAGATCCAGATTGATAGACCAGCAACTGGAACGGTACTCTGCTTACACATGCATCTGAGACATGCACTCACATTGTGCACATAAAGAATAATTTCACTAATATGAATTTACTGACATTTCTGAATGCTATATCCAGGGCACCAAGGTGGGCAAACTGACTCTGAAGACTACTGAGATGGAGACGATCTACGACCTGGGCAACAAGATGATTGAAAGCCTGAGTAAAGAAAAAGTCCAAGCTGGGTACGCTCACTTCttctttgtttatgtttatttcacTGTAGTAACCATCAGACCTGGTGAACAGACATGAGTGATTGTAACTGTTCTTCTCAGAGATGTCATCACCATTGATAAAGCCACTGGGAAGATCAGCAAACTGGGACGTTCTTTCACCAGAGCCAGAGACTACGATGCTATGGGAGCTCAGGTACAATGTCACATCATTGTTTTACACGCAATACACACACTTACAGTATGATGGTTATCATTGGTGGCTTTTAACACTCACAGTAGAAATTCAAAGTTCTTACTCATTGGTTCTCATTGGTAAGTGTGAGGATggattcattatttttatttagttcattttctttttcattgtCTCTTTTATTTAAGATCATCTTTATACATCAGAGTGCACACACTTTTTTGGTTCACAAGCTACTTCTACAGCAGACAGCTCTTCATGATCGACTGTGCTTGGGGGGTGGGATTATAATTTAGGTATTTTTAGGTATTTTCTGGTCCCCAAAGGAGGGGGTCCCGGCATTCACCCTATCCTGGATTTACGGGCTTTGAACAGATTTCTCAGGAAATATAAGTTCAGGATGCTTACGCACGCCTCCCTTTTACGCCTGTTGCGTCAGGGTGATTTGTTCACATCTGAAGGATGCATATTTCCACATTCTGATATATTCTCCTCACAGGAAGTACCTGAGATTTGCTTTCAGGGGGATATCATATGAATACCGTGTGCTCCCTTTCGGCCTCTCACTGAGCCCGAGGGTGTTTGTACGTTGCACGGAGGCTGCGATAGCCCCGCTGATGAGGCGGGGCATCCGCTTGGCCACCTATTTGGACGATTGGCTACTTTTAGCACAATCTGAATCAGAGGCCACAGCGCATACGCACATTCTGTTATGTCACTTATCTGACTTTGTGATAAACGAGTAAAAGAGCATGTTGTCCCAGACACAGGAAACTGTCTTCCTGAGACTCCGTCTGTGCTTGGTGCATTATTTTGGATCCCAACTCGGCCTTTGTGCCGATGGTTGTGGACTCTTTATCTCCCTTTGACCTGTTAGCCTTCCTGCCTCGCAGGATGGGCAGCAGTCTAATTTATCGTGTTCAGTTCATGCATTGCGCACATACTTGGACATGTAGGGGCCCCAGGAgaagtgatcagctgtttgtctcCTGGGCTAATTCCCACATGGGGAAGCCTGTTGCTAAGCATCACCTGTCACAGGTGTTGCTTATGGGGCGATGGGGGCCGTTGCTTTGGTACGtcctgggccttgttcaggggagtgtctgttaaGAACATTTGTGCATCGAGTTGGTCCTCGCCCCTCACGTTTGTCGCGGTTTATATGCTAGACTATTTGCTGTCCTGATGTAAAACAGACTCTGCCTTGCGGGTTGGTTTTTTcgctcgataagcatgtctgcactacggGAGCTgctatatcccatagtgagacatctcacgaaatattatgaaatagaactttaggttatgtatataaccccggttctatgagtaatgtgagtgagatgtctcaccagacaacccttcttacTCGAACGAGTGAGAAGAgatgcttattttgaatgaggAACTGTACAATCCGCCCTCCCTCTTTTAGagggtgggagtgtccctggcggATGGAAAGTTctttccagccaatcagggcttggtggattgagaaaagtgcttctgagggctaCAGGGAGTGtttatcccatagtgagacattttACTCATATTACTCGTTGAACCGGGGTTATACACATAACCTAAAGATTACtgcgcgctattctccccctgtacttaagtcagtcactgcgcgccttcatcTCAGTTAAGCACTCTGGGTGTAGcctccctgaaatgtgggcattCTCATTGTGTGTATTCTCCCGTCTACTTAAGTTCTTTTCTGCTTATgcgcttctgaacctggaataagtgcagcgccccgagaaagtgaaacattatattgcactagaagtttGGACTTAGTTACGTTTCTGTATTTGgactaatctgtttttttctccaaaatgttatttttatgtattcaaATTGAAAGGAGTTAAGTGCAGTACATTAActtggcaagagccagattgatgtgtagccctccctctaacttcAGTTCTCTACAtggatctgggtctgtgtctggcgaatcctttcggaaccagggagggacatgaacagaatgcttgaagctgattgggcgaaccGCCTGTCCACCATGGTTTGTTTTAGCCagtcacacggtaacaaattatgatgtcgtcatcggcatgcaCCAAAGAGATAAAACAACAAGGCTCCACTGGTGAAAATTATTGTTTGGGATGTTCCTCTCCCCACAACTGCGCATGGCCAGTTTTGATTTGGCGCTTCTTCAtttgtcacacccggatatcccgccctaaaccattACACTGCCccatgattggttcgaaccggTTCGGTTTGGATTCGAAAGACAAAGGTGAGAACAGCACAAgatgaattctgttttttttttttatcgagaTTTGAATCGCATTGTTGGTTCAGTGTATCCTTACACCCCTACAATATAGAATATAAAAATGGGACCAGGAGTCATACAGAATCTGCTAAAATCTATAagttggtttttctgttttccataTTTCTAGGTTTATTTCAAACTAATCCTGCAATGTTGATGGTGTAGGGTCTGTCCATTTTCTGGTTATACAATTTTTGCTGGTTGTCAATATACACAGATAAAGTTTGTTGAGTTTGAGGGGCATTACCCAAAATATGTGGAAATGATTGTCCGTCCACCATCACATACTGAtgtcctgctgtgttttttAGGGCgttttgaaatatgtaattatatTTTTCCAGCTACAGTAAGTTTTCTTCAGTCTGTGGAACTGATTAATGACAATGTAGCTGATAGAAATATTGATTATAAGTCTGATTcaacttttgacattttttaatgttgtcaAATTGATATATAAAGtggtattttattgtaatatttagcCAAAATTTGACATACAAACAACTAGTTGATAGTTTGTTAAAAATATACGAAGCTTATTAGATTttcataaaatacaaaagtacTCACTGTCAACGTTACTTTAGTATTAAATACTTGCTTTTAAAAATACTTGATCCACACTAGGGCTGCGCACTTAAtcgaattttaatcgtgatcccGATTGTAACTCTGATATGACCAAATGATTATAAATTATTGCTATTTTAACatacattattttcatttatcgtATTAAGAAACACACATTGTTCCATCTATCAAACATCATACATTTTAAGTgaataacaaagacaaaagtcaTCAAACAAGTTATTAGTTATTACAACAAACATTTGTGCTGCATCAGTTTTTTGGCTCTAAGCCTTTGTGAACATACTGTATCCTTCTTCCTTCTTTCTGCATCATTTTTCTCTTCCTGAGCATTTTGGAATTATCTTTAATGAGTCAGATGTGGAAACACTGCAGTCCAGTGGCGGGACGCCATCGCTTCACAGTTTAAAAATTGACATGCATTGTGGGAGATGTAGTTTATggtcaaattttttttctttaaagaagcGTGGACTCTTATTTTTAAGACAATTGTACTCTTTGATCTCTTTTGGGCCATGTTAAAGGACATTgcgggccttgagtttcacaCATGCCATAGAATAGATAGTTTATTATCAACATTACTAGATGTTATTAGTTCATGCTTTCAGATCTATGTTGAGAATAAGTTGTGAGAACGCAGCATGTGGctgattgcattttatttttaaaaaattgctgATTTATGATTCTTTGTAGAAAATGACTTCAACCTTTGACAGGAATGTACTCGAGTGAAAAGTACAGTGTTCGTCTTCaaaatgtactcaagtaaacatgttttaattaaaattattacacAACTAGAAGCACATAAAAATTACACTCACATTAGGTATTTAAGTAACGTTATCAAcaattataaatgtttttaactcACCTTCTCTGAAGACACACATATTAAATATCCTTAACCTAGAAGGAAGAAAGGTTTTGGGGTTGAGTAGAAGAATTTGGGGAAGCAGAAAAGTGTTTTCTTTAACGAACCTACAGGGAGCACGGTGTGATTGATAGATTTCTGGTTTCTTTTGCTTTGCACAGACGCAGTTTGTGCAGTGTCCTGAGGGGGAGCTCCAGAAGAGAAAGGAGGTGGTGCACACGGTTTCCCTGCATGAGATTGACGTGATCAACAGCCGCACGCAGGGCTTCCTGGCTCTGTTCTCTGGAGACACCGGAGAGATCAAGCCTGAAGTACGAGAACAGATCAACGCCAAAGTGTGTGAGTGGAGAGAGGAAGGCAAAGCAGAGATCATCCCTGGGGTGCGTATCTACAGGCTTTactaaccactgcattaaactAATTAAATATATGAATTGACTGTTTGTGGGTGCAGGTGTTGTTTATTGATGAGGTCCACATGCTGGACATGGAGTGTTTCTCCTTTCTGAACCGAGCACTGGAGAGCGACCTGGCCCCGGTCCTCATCATGGCCACCAACAGAGGGATCACCAGGTGAGGAATGGAAGACTAAAACAAGTTTCTGTTAAGGCtgtgaaattaattaaaattcaattacaatttaaattattacactcaaagattacaaaaataacctaatcgaaaaaacaaacaataaaaaacttttCCCCCCAATTGTACATGTTTTTTGCTattcaaaaatgcaaaaagaaagcagtaagCAATATTTCACAATTTAGGataaatacaaagaataaagcttgtCATACACGAGAAAAAACAACTTTGAGTTGTGTACGAGCATTCCTGAAGCCACATCACGTAAACAGGCTGGTGTTCCTGGCTAAAAATCTATAAAGCATTGGAGTTCAAATGTCCCCCCCACCCTTCTGTTCCTAACTAATACACTTCTAATGCAGTATTGCATTTGTTtacaaaagtgaacatactttttcaaatttaaggGCTCAAAGTGTTCATATCTTACAGTGTTTAATACTACAGTGAACATACTTGAATTCATAATTTGCAGTTCccttgaaataattttttatgcTACAGTTCTGTGGCAATTTATAGAACTCCGTAGCAGTTCAGTAAGTTTCACTACATTTGTTTACAAATGGAACATActtgaataatattttaattaatacttTGCACCTTTTTCTTTATTGCattcaaataatatatatttttgtatttttgtttttgtgcaaaagtgaacatagtTAATTTTAGTGTTTAAAGAATGTATATTACATTGTTGtgtacaaaaaaacaatcatttgaataattgtgatttcaatctttattttttctataatcgagcagccctacttACTATCCAACACGACATTTGATTCTTTATTCCTCCTTCTGCAGAATCCGTGGCACTAACTATCAGAGCCCCCACGGCATCCCCATCGACCTGCTGGATCGCCTCCTCATCATCGTCACCTCCCCGTACACTGAGAAAGAAACCAGACAGATCCTGAAGATCCGGTTAGTGCCGACACGTCCGCATTTCCACAGCATTCTGCATGTGACCTTGGATTACCACTGCATGCATATCTGCTGTCCAACAATCCCCACCATCTCAAATTTTGCTGTGTATTTGTTACCTGTAATTGCGCAATATATATGTGATTCAACTAGGGATAAATGCAACATTTACATGTGAAAtacgattttaaaagtgctctgATTACGCCAAACGTTCTATCAGCAGAAAAGTCTGGTCCCCCCCCCAAGTCCAAATATGTGCTTGGCTTTCAGGTAGAGTACAAATTGGGCCCGATAAAGCAACATGCACAATTTTTGGGCAAGTCttcattttgttgaaatgttatATCAGTGGACAGGTTTTATTCCCCTATGTCTGAATATGCACTCGGTTTTCAGATAATGTTCGAAATGGGTCCGCTGCAGGCCCCGGTACATTggtgttctatttcataatatttcgtgagatgtctcattatgggatgcaacctctgtctccgttcctcagaagcatttatttcaatctgccaatcctgattggccggtgaagcgcgTCCATCCGCTAGGGGAagacccacctcctataaaaagAGGACGCGGACAGGTGCGaaccattcaaacacctcttctcttCTCAGCTATCtcgcatttttttttgccagcttaactgtccacaggcggATTCTCTTTATTCCAGTCACCAGACGCAGGCAGAACTAACACCTGCTCTGGACCACAACTGGTCAAGAAGCGGATAAAATACAGATCTTACCTTGCTTTGCTTGGTTGGTGCTGTCCTTCGCTGCCGAAAGGTAGTGAAGCTCCGACTGACGGCTCCTTCCAACGCTATTGATCCGGCACACGTTGGTCCCCGGTGGCTCTTTTACTCTGGTGTTAGCACCACTGCACACACCTTGCTGCAAACCCAGTGCGTTGACCTCAGCACACTTCGCTGTTGTCTTGGTCCCACTGCCCTCGGTGCCTACAGGCCCGTGCGCACGTCGTTTCCCCCCTCTGGGATCTCACGAAAGTGTGCAGCCCAGCTCCAGATACTACGGTATTTGAGCTTTGGATGAAAGCGACAGCCAACGCTGTCCTCGATGTCTCCGACGCTCCAGCACACGTTGGCCTGCATCCCTGCTAGCACCTGTGCTAGCTGCCTCGTGGTAGCGTAAGCTAGCTACCTGCTCTCCTAACTGCATCTCGCGGTGATTGAAACTAGGGCCTCTCTCACCAAGGAAGCGGGATGCTCTGGGGCTCGCTTTTGTCCATGTGGGGGTAAAAGCTCCACTAAGGACAGGCACAAACTCTGCCCCAATTgcctgggtctggaacatgcccGCACGGCGATCGAAACTCCGGGCCCGTGTAAGCACTGCGCCGTGTTTAATACACGAAGCCGCAACAGGAGACTGGCAtgccgccccccccccccccccccccccccgcgcACGGTGTCCATGTGGAGGCAGATGAAGTAGATACTCAGTCTAGCTGGGGTTCCCAGCTCGACCTGGCGTCTCCTTCCCCGCATCACGAGGATGTCCTCGTGATTGACCGTTAAGAGTTTGATGTAGACTCCTCTGACCCTCTCTGATCGGGTGGACAAGGAGGACGGATCTTTCATCACCCCGGCTCGGAGTGGGCTTCATGTCGCCTCTGTAGCCTCAAAGGAGGAATTGGAGGGCTTCATGCCCATTTCCTATCCTCCCAGCCTGGACACAGTGGAAGTGTGTAAACGCGCTATGGTTCGGCTGGCCATTCCGTGGCCCGTCGTAGTAGGAAGAAACTCCCCCTTTCGAAGGGCGCTGCAAGACAAATCCTTCCCGTTTTTCCTGAGCTGCTCGTGGAAGTAGCTTGTCCCTGGAAGGACCGTCCGTTCACCGGGAAAACCCCAGTATCGGGTGCCTCATCCCTTGACTGTG carries:
- the ruvbl2 gene encoding ruvB-like 2, yielding MANTKVPEVRDITRIERIGAHSHIRGLGLDDALEARQVSQGMVGQLAPRRAAGVILEMIKDGHIAGRAVLIAGQPGTGKTAIAMGVAQSLGPDTPFTALAGSEIFSLEMSKTEALSQSFRKAMGVRIKEETEIIEGEVVEIQIDRPATGTGTKVGKLTLKTTEMETIYDLGNKMIESLSKEKVQAGDVITIDKATGKISKLGRSFTRARDYDAMGAQTQFVQCPEGELQKRKEVVHTVSLHEIDVINSRTQGFLALFSGDTGEIKPEVREQINAKVCEWREEGKAEIIPGVLFIDEVHMLDMECFSFLNRALESDLAPVLIMATNRGITRIRGTNYQSPHGIPIDLLDRLLIIVTSPYTEKETRQILKIRCQEEDVELSEEAHTVLTRIGMETSLRYAIQLISTAGLVCRKRKGTEVQVEDIKRVYSLFLDEARSSQYMKEYQDSFLFNETQSTSMDTSQ